The nucleotide sequence AGACGCGCGAGGTcgccgggtcggtgaagaagcCTGCCGATCGCGCCGGTGTTGGtgtagaggcgcacggggtcgacggcggtggtgggcgatGCAAACCGGATCACATAAACCGGAAAACCAAAAAGGagacgccgatcaaagcgaccggcgagagagaaaatccggatcaaaggatcggggaaaagactctctagggcagccggccaacacggccggtggacgaaccctaggtacgggcggcgcggcccccggcggcggtcatggacgTCGACCGCCCCGGGGCGGCGCGTGGGTgcagaagcggcggcggctagggtctGGATCgtgattaggctgataccatgttagaaggaagagagggatttggtgaaataattcgttgtattgcttgagcctcgtgggcatatatatagaagtacatgatctatttggagtacaaggcaagccaaaATATTTTCTAGTCTAATCTATATTTCCTAATACAATGACGTTACTCAACAAAACTGACTCCTAGAGCAGTGCTCGGCCGGGCATGGCGCTGGTTTATTTAGGGCAACTCCAAACGCGCGACCCCAAATCGTCTGGATCGAATCGGCCCAACGAGTGATCACATCCGTAAAAGACGTCCGTTTCTGCTACAGCTCGTCCCATTATGGGTGTAAACTTCGTTTGGCTTTGCGGTCAAATGGACAGAGAACGGAAGGGCACGCGGCCTCTCGGCATCCGCCTTGGTCCCGTGTGTTGGCCGCCCAACTGCCTTCCACCTAACCCAGGCAATGCACACTGATGGGATGGCCCGCATGTCAGCCATCCAGATGGCCCCGACCACGTCCTTTTTTAGGCGATGCCTTGGACTTCCACTGCCACTTTCACTTCCCCATGCACTTCCAGTTCCCCACCATCTCCATTGCTCCCTCCATCGGAGACACCGAACCCTAGCCTAGGGCCGCTGCCCACCTCACTCCCCGCCGACCATGGGGTTCTGGAAGTGGCACCCCGACAAGAAGAGCAAGCACAACCACAAAGTGGGGTCGTCGTCCGCCTCGTCTGGAAGTGCGCTCGGCCATTCAACCTCGCCGGCATCTTTCTCCATCTACCCTCCGGTGGTCACGCCATGCttgaggcgtacgtcaaggtcgtcgtCTGCCGCCGGTATTGGGAGACCGGCACCCCGCTGCCGTGGTCAGATGCCCACCTCCCCAACGGGTGGCATCTGAGCCCGGATCGGGTGCCCATTCCCCCGTCGGCGAGCGGCCGTGCCCGCCTCTAGCAGATTGCCTGTCGTCGCGCTCGGATTCCGCGCCAGCTCCTCGCCGACTGTAGGTACGACATCGACTCGCCCCTCTGGGACATATGGTTCCAGGACGAGCACGACATGCGTTGGCAAACTTTTTTCTTGCCGGTCGTGGTCGTTGCCCGCCCCGTGTGTCCCAGAGTGCGCCTCGTGTGCGCGCACCGGGCCCACCTAGAGTGCGCGGTCGCATGTGCGTGCGCAGCCTGACGCCGACGCCCTTTCCCACCCCATCATCGTCGCCCCCTCAGCCTCCGGCCAtgacggccgaggaggaggagcggctcgtGCAAGCCATCATGGAGGACTCTGAGCGGGAGTACAGGTGCCGCCAGGAGGAGGAATGGGAGGGCCTTCAGGAGATGCTCGAGTCGTCGGCCTCCCGAGACGTCTACGTGCCGGAGCTGGATGTGAAGCAGGAGGTGAAGGAGGAGGCCACGGAGGAGCGTGTATGGACGTCGTGGTGACCACTACCACCGCCGCCGCAGCAGGAGCCTGCTTCACGTCCAGCTCCGACAATGATGGACTATTTAATTAAGTTATTTATGTTTTAagctattttgcaaaaaaaatattttcaacgctttttgtttttttctaaatcCTAGACGGACATTGTTTGAGAAGCGGCCGCGCGTTGGATGGACCGACCTGCGGACGGCCCACACCGGATATGGGCGTCCATTTTGCCACCTCATATGGACCGAATCAGGACCAACCCGACGTCCATTTGGAGTTGCGCATTGGAGTTGCCCTTAGTCGGCATGGCACTAGTCATGAGATGGAAGCAGGTGGGTGAAGAAGCAGGGCACAGCGGCGCCGACAGGGTACAGGACGCGCATACACGCACTCCGCAGTGGTTGGGTGTAGGGCAGGGCAGGGAGAGAAGCTTCTTCCCTCCTCCTGGCAGCCCCACGCCGCTGGGTGTACAGACGCAGTGCATACCTACCCCGGCGGGCGGCGGCAGGCAGGCAAAAAGACGCAGTCAGTCATCAGTCCCCTTGGCTTCCTCTGAATCATTCTTCTTCAACAAACAAGCAAGCAAAAGCACACCCAGCGGCGGTGGCTCCTGTCACCTGTTCACGCGGGCATGCGTGGATCATTGACCCAATCACGTACACTATACAGCTTTGGTTGTTTCTGCTTAACAACTCGGCGTCCGTCCGTCCGCCCGTTGGTTCAGACAGCAGGATAACATGCATGCAGCCATGCAGGCGGCAGATCGGAATTGGAACCTAGCAGACTCCCTCTTGTTTCTCCATTCCCATTTGCTATATATGCATGTGACTATTGTTTACCACGGTACGTACGTTCACTACTGCATGGTACGTGTGTACTCCTACTTCTCCACCGATGGACGCAGCACCTAGCTAGGTATACCGTATACGTGAGGTTGCAAGCCTACGGCGGGCACACTACTCACTCGTCCCGTGGCTGGACGGACAGCGAGGAAATCAAGAGCTAGCTTAGCTGTATGGCACATTGCTGGCACGTACCCCAAAGGCCAAAGCTATCTATTCTATACCCGGCATCCATAAAGACGTGACCAAAAAGACCAACAAGAAAGAAAGATGAAAGGATCCACAGCCATGATTGATCACGCCGGTCAGGTCGATCAGGTACCACCCCCGCCTCCACGTACGTCGTCCAATCTTGATCGATCTGCCGTCTCCAaccaaacaaaacaaaacaaaagcatACGCGTTAATTTCTTGAGGCTTTGTTAACTTTGCTTCCGTTGACAGTTAAGTGCAGCGGAGATATCGCAGCAGGGCGGTCGACACAGGCAGCAGGCAGCAAGTTGATTCCAAGTgttggtgcgtgcgtgcgtgctgaTGGACACAGATCCGACGATCCCGCGCGCGATGTACGCAGGCTCTCAAAGATGTCGAAAAGCCATATGGTTCCGACCTGGCCTACACATCTACCAACTGGACCGCAGAATATTCTCAAGCGATTGAATGAGCACGTAGTACGTACGAGCCACGAGCGGGACCATAATTTCTCCGGCTGATCAACATCCATCGCCATCCTCGAGTGCACACTTCCTCCCTTCACTATCACGACATGTTTTGCACATTGACTACACTAGCTACCTAGTTTACCCGTGTGTTGCTACAAGATCAAACAGTTTGTAAGGAGCGATGCATGGCGTGTGACCAATTGCCCTCGAGCGTCACCGTCGTCCTCAAAGGGACCTTTTTTTTTAAGAACGAAGGCTCAAGGgaagcccgactttgaattaacaaagccatcaaccggccaggattacacaaGGCCACCAAGCAAGAGCGACCGAAAGATACAAAGAAGCTGACAGAGCAGTTTACAATGCAACACATACTATTGCACACATAGAAATACACATGAAAGACATGCAAGTAATGTCGAAGCCCGCTGCACATCGGCACCACGAGCAAGGGAGCAGAGTAGCGTCAAGGATCAGCCAAAGGCCTGCAAGAAGCTGCGCGCAGCCGGATCGTGGGATTGGGATCACGAAACCTGTCTTCCAACGCCGAAGAAGACCCCAATCCTCTCGCCTAGGCTCGAAGGCACCGCACCGTCGGGTTGTTGGGCGCTCACCCGAGAGCAAGAGCAGGTGCCGGTCGAAACCCAGAGCAGGCATAGCTCACAGTCCTCACCACGCCGAAGGCACACCAGTAGCTGCACTGCCATCTGCCCGGGGCCACGAGAGCAGAAGGAAAACCACTAGGAGGATTGTTGAAGAAACAAGCTGCAAAGACCCAAGGAGCTTGGGAAGCCTCTGCTTGGACTCGCAGCCGACGAGCGCTCTCCTACCTCGGCACCACTCACCCGGAGAACCAGACAAACCCAaggcggcgcctccaaggagggaacgaCGTGCAGGACGCCGCCACCGTCCAACCCGAGACGAGTTTTGGGCTTTCACCCGGGATCTGGGACGACGATGGATACAGGAGACCTCAGCGGTGCCTCGAAGGAGAAAAGGCGATGCGCGCACGCGCCCTCACCGCCGTGGTCAGAGATCCGACCAAGGGTTTCCCCCAGACTCGAGATATACCACCGGCACCCCGCCAGCACCGGAACTGGCAGCAGAAGCTGTAGATCGGACACAACCGGAGGGGAGGAGTGAGCAGAGGAGGAGCAGCTCGACCTTCAGATCTGGAGCGGAAGAAGACCGTGCCACGACCACCACCCGCCGGCCGTCACATCCCGCCCACGCCGCCTGTCGCAAAGGctgcgccgcctcgccgtccggggccgccgccccggtgaCCGGGGTCCTTCGCGCGGGAACGAAGCGAcgagaggccccgccgccaccttcatcggcAGCCACCAGGGCTTGCTAGGCGTCCCTcaggtggcggcgaggggaggagatGTAGGGAGGGGTGGCGGCGCCGGAGGGAAACCCTACTCGCCCCCGGGTCGCCCGCTGGGGACGACACGggagccgcggggggggggggggggggggggctcgtgcCGCAGATCGGTATGCAAAGGGACCTCGCTCATGAACGTTTCGTCAACCGTCAGCGTCTAGACGTCCTGCAGAGCAAGCTCTTCATCCATCTAGCGAACGCTTGGTCGCCCATGTCCCAAGCACATATCGGCAAGCGCCACCCAGCCATGTCGCCGAGAGCCTACTCACAGTCACCAACGTCAGCGAGAGTCTATTGGCGGACATGGCCTGTGTGCGCTTTGGAATTGATTCGACGCGATTTACTATCTGCGTAACTAGTTATTTGCATGCCTAATTGAAAGAAAATCCTTACTTCGTCTAACCATCTCTATGCCTTAACTATCTACCTAATTAATTAATTGTATTAATAACTTGATTCAACACAAAACAATCCCTATTTAAATGGATCTAATTAATTGCACAAGTATTTATTTTTTGGATAATTAATTACATTAACAATTTAATTTCAAAATTGATTCGGCCCTCGGTTTCTATATTGCTTAGAATTAATGTTTGCGTGATTAATTCTGCGCGGTTAATTGTgtgcctaattaattaattatatgcaAAATTGAAATAGAAATCTTTAGTATACATGCAATTATCTGAATGCCAAATTAATTATTTGCATTAATAAATCAATTTGTAAATTGATTCGGCATGAAAAATCCATTTTGAATGGACCTAATTAATTGCACAAGTAATTAACTTTCTAACTAATTAATTACATTAATGACTTGATGTACAAATTGATTCAAAGCTTGGTTTCCAAATTGTCTTCGCATTAATGGCTGTGTGCGAACGACTACCGAATCATTCACACATAATAGTGAACAAACAAAATAGTAGTTAGCATCACTCGTGCTCCGCCATTGTGATACCCAACGTGATGCGGTGGGAATCGACTATAATATACTTTCATGATACTTGATTATTTTGACAATGATATTTGGATGAATAATACGAGAACTAAAACTAAGAACACAATCATTTATTATGGCAGAAAAAGTAAAACAAATCCTTCTCCTTTTCATTTTGTCATCATCGAATTGGTCGGAGTGGTCCTTCCAGCGGCAGAATGGCGCGGGGATGTATCATCCCTGCCCAGCCGTGACTGGGGCTCGTGGAGGAGTCACTCCCCTTCTTACGCAGTGCGGATGGCCGCCACGGTCAATGCCGACCTTGGCGGGGGAGCCTTGCCCTTGCCCCTGCCCCTGCCAGTGGTTACAACGACGCCAGTCTCGCTGAGAGACCACTCCTCTTCGATCATAGCGAGCTCCCTGTCGAGGCAACGTAGTCGTCGCGTGGTCGAAGGAATTACAATCTCCATCTCCTCCTCGGAAGAGGCGGTCGCTGTGGTGGTCGGGGGACGAGAGAGTGACAGTGGCAGCGCCAAGATCCGGATATGGGGAAAGATCCGGAGCCGCCGCCTGCTAGCACAGAGAACCATGACTTCGGCATGGTGAGGTGTGGACAGCGCCGGGCGATGGGAAGGGAAGTTGGCTTCAATGTGGCGACTGGAGTAAGCTTCTCGGTCGTCGCGTCGGCATTGAAGTAGTGCCGCATGCTTGTCCGTTGACATCGCTTTGACCGGCATCAATATCATGGAGTTACGTTACTATATAGGAAAGAGTATTAGTAACATATGTGGCATCAAATTAGCATATTATGAAAGCATATTTTAAAATggatctagtgatactaatttagtaTGATAAATGCTGCTACTGTTCCTATATAAATAAAGTTGATTGAAGTTTTAAGACTTTGACTTAAAAGAAAAGTTAGATGTACACTTATTTATGACGAATGGAATACAATACTATGTTGTATGGCGAAATGCGTACGAACAGTTACCGTGTGGATGCTTTACAGGTGTTTTGAGGGTCAGGATTGGAGAGATGCCCTGAGACTACTCCTTGAGGTTCCTTGGAGTTAACTAGCATTACTTTACCGTCACAgattacaagtcctacgcgtatacctagattgccagttttatcaccctaatataaactatataacacaaaaattataccttttgaaaatagaacatctgaagtttatattggtacaTTTTTTGTAATATACGACTTGTATTAGGTTAGTCAAATTGACAACCTAAaggtacgcgcacgccctgtaaagtGAAAGAGAGGAAGTAGCATGCATTTAGCAGGTACACTTAACAACACAAACCACCCCCATGCCTTTCCATCCTCCTCTCCAATTATAAGCCCACCCAACCCCGGAGACCAttcctcccctctcctctcctcttcttccccctCACGTCTCCATCACTTCCTTCCACTTCTCCCACATTTACACACCACCGCACCAGCTAGCTAGCTACACTCCCACTGCCATCTCTCTCACAGGCTCACACGCTCAGCACCGCACTGCACTCCCGTCGCTTTCGGCCATGGCGTCCTACAGGCTGCTCGTGATCCTGGTCTTCTCCGCGCTCCTCCTCGACGTCGCAGTCGCCGACACCTACCCGGCCGACTGCCCCTACCCGTGCCTGCTGCCGCCGCCCACGCCCCCGGCCTCCAGCGCCGACTGCCCGCCGCCACCCTCCTCGCCATCCGGCTCCGGCTCTGGCTACGCGTACCCACCTCCGTCGTCCTCGGGGAACTCCCCGCCGACGCCGTCGTCCTGGAGCTACCCGCCGCCCTCTGGGGGCTACATTCCCGGCTTCTACCAGCCTCCCGCCGGcgggggaggtggtggtggcggaggcggaggaggtggcggcaACTTCGGGCCTGCGCCACCGCCGCCCAACCCCATCCTGCCGTGGTACCCCTGGTACTACCGGTCCCCGCCGTCCTCGTCCGCGACCAGGGGCAGCGCCTCGGCGGTCGCGCTCTGCTTGGTGACCGCCGTAACTGCCACTGCTGCCCTCGTCGGTTACTAGTATGATCATCCATCAGTTACTAGCTAAGCTAGCACTCCAACATTTTTTCCTTTCCGTTCGTAGTCGATTCTTGATATATACTCCATATGTATAATGGGGCACCATTAATATTTAGCTATCGTACTCATCAACTCATGTGTATTGGTTCATTGCTCAGCTGGCTTTTGGGTAGTGAGTGGAGCGACTATATATTGCTGGCTATAGTTTCTTGGGAGCATAATATATGTGGCTAGTGATCGCAAGAATCTTGTGCCTTTCCTCAGTGCCTCATCCTTTTTCTTGTTATAATTGATGTACTCGTGTAGTGGCATATATACTCGATCGTTGCTATTACTTTCCCGTGTTGGGAGTGATTGTTTTCGCGTACTGCGCTTGGACCGAACATTTCTTCACAAAATGTGCATCATTACTCGCTTGTTTGACTGGCACGAGTGAATGAGCCATTTTCTGGCCTCGTTTCTCTTCACTTGTACGTAGAATGGACAAAATTAGTTTGATCGGTGCACCACATACGTTGAGATAATTAACAATAATACATTACGTTGTACGAGTACTACTAGCTGATCGATCAACGACGCGCAAACTTAGTCGGTCGGTTCGTTGAAAAGCTACTAGCTAGTTTTCCAGGAGCTAGCTAGCGAGGTGTGAGGTTGACGTGGAAAGGCGCTTTCTCCGGGCCGGTCGATTCCCGTGACTTGCAACTTCCCAAAAGTTGTGTGTTGCAAGAAAGTTCCCGTGTGGATCGTCGCTGATCGATGGATCGATCGGCATGATGGCGCGGGACAAGCAAGGAATCGATCAGAAAAGAGGAAAGGCGAAAGGCAGGTCACAGCTGGCTACGTTGGAGTTTGGGTAGAGGAAACAAAATACTGTCATGCTGAGTGAGTAGGAGAGGAGCATCCCATGCATCATGCTTGGAGCCCGAGTACGTACATGCATACGTACGTGTCCAAGAGTGGGTGTATTTTTCTAGCAAAAAAAGAAGAAGTTGGTGCATGTACGTAGGAACGTTGGCTTCTTGGTGCTTGGATCGTGTCCAccgacaacaccgcaccgcaccgcaccgcaccggcCATATGTACCGTCGCAACTACTAACACACATCACACCACCCACGAGGCTAGCTAGCCGGCCAGTCAATTTGGGCAACTGTCTGCTGGTCAAACTAGCCGACGATAATTAGCCCCGGCCGTCTCGCTTGCTCGCTTGCTAATCCCGCCGTCTTACGTAGTCATACATCATCGAGTACTCAAGTCCAATTTTACCTTTGCACGCAAGCTACTCTTTCGATCAGGTCGACGAGCTGGCCAGTCGTTCAGACCAAGCGATCACCTCTGGCAGACTTGAACTTTCCACCGGCCGACGCAAGGCCGGATCAAAGCATGTACTAGCAGCATTCGCTGTTGTTCTTTTAACCTTTTCACTGCGTGTACATGCACTTCCATATGTAGACCAGACCGGGGCATATGGCCGATGTctcgatgagatgatcaaagtggaCAGGTCTTGAGAGCTGCCTAGCTAGCGCGTGGGGTTCCATGCAGGTGGCCTTGCATGCATGCACTGTTGTAATTTCCGCGAAGTTTCGCGCGCATggtaagaaagaaagaaaaagaggaagCGAATAAAGACTATTGGATTGGATGCTAGCTAGCTAGGCATTCACGGCCGGAAAGAGAGAGCCTGGATCGATCATGTCCATCGTCGTTAGGTGGTGCTGGTGCGTGCGCTCCAAAAGCTACTGTGTGCGTGAGTACTGTACAGCTCCATACGTACGCACCACATTTTCTTTTCTGCTAACCGGAACGGAACAAAAGTGTGTGTGAGAGAGCGTCGAATCGTCCATGGCATGCATATGATTGGATTCCATAGCCACGTGAAAATCAAGATGGGAGTATCTGACAACACTTATTGGGATTTTCATTCTCCAtcctctttttctttttattttcaagACGGAGGCAAAACACTTGAGCTTCTCTCTCCAAGCTCATCCCTAGTTCCGGGCAAACGGACTGGAATGCTAAGCTGAGAAAGATCATGCCAACAACTCCCGCGGACCAGCCGCCGTTGATTCAGCCCGCTCACGTTCTGCTCCGATGTACGTACACCTACTCGCGAATCTGCACGTACACAGAGAACGAATTATGGATGCATGCAAAACACGTGTCGAGGCATGCGTTCTGACCTGGTCACCAGATCCGAAGGACGTCTCGTCCATGCCGAGGCTCTCCGCTAGGCGCGCACGTCTCAAGGTGGCCTCTTGGAAAACTCCATCCACACAAGCAGGATTGCACCAAAAATTCTGCCCCTAGTAGTATATACCCCAACGAAATCAATCTACCCCCCTAAAAAAAAACGAAATCAATCTACCTACTCCACGTGTATAACACATTATTGATTGACTAAGTATACATGAACAGTTCCCTAAAAAAAGTATACACGAACAATTCCCTAAAGAAAGTATCCATGAACAACTTGCGCGAAATAAAATTGTTTATAGTGTTCAAGGAGGCGCATGTGCGATGCCTACGGATTCGCGTAAAGGCGGTTTGTCCATTTTCTAAGCTAGGACGAAGAGGGTAGATGGACGGCCATGCCACGGGCACGTTTCGAGAAATCGTCAAATCTGGCCGCCATGCCCCCGTTATCTCTAGATCTCCCCTTCCTTCTGTGCTGCTTTTTACAAGCCATCCGCTGCGTTCCTTTGTTTGTCACGTGAAAGGATAGGCTGCCCCATATGTGCTAGGTACACCAGAATCGGCTTGATAGAGGAACGTAGAAAAAGACGTGCTTCTAAATTTATGGGAATATCTCCATTCATCCAAGTAGGTTTTCGTAGCATATGCACCTAGTTTCTAGTTAGAAAATTGCTCATGTAAGTTTTTGTAAAAAAGAAAAATACGATCGCTCGTAGCCCTGGTAAGAAATGGGAACATGAGAGTTTTTTTAGAAAATAATGAGAAAATGAGAGTGTTGGCGGTCCTGAGCTGATCCGGACAGGCCAATACGGAATGGGCCAAAAAAAAATCATGCTAGAATGGTGGTATTGTGCACTTCTTTGATCTGTGGGCCTGTTTGTGGTCCCGATGCACCATCGGCCGAGCGAGGGATAGGCAGCCCGAGAGGCCTGAGCAAGAAGGCCTGGCTTTATGCTGAGCTAACCATGCACATTTTGTTGCTTTTTGTTATCTTAAAAAAAGAAAAATGCACGCCTTTTGTTTTTGTGATGACGGTTGCGATGCACAGTTAAAGACATATACCACCGAAAATTTGTTTAGGGGCTCAGGATCCATCGAGCCTTTTCTGAAAACTGCAATTGCTATTTATCTTTATCAGGTTCAAAAGGTTATGTGATTTTTCCCCACGTGTACATACATAATTACATATGTCTTCTACATGTGTAACTTTTTTTCATGATGAAATGATTTCATATGCGAGCTACACAAGTAAAAGAAACCCTGGCTTAGGGAGCATACGAGGCTTCCATGGATCCAATAGGCCGACTACTTGATCCTTGTGTAGTCATGCAAGAAGCAATGTGTTCCAACTAACCAATAACAAACCATGACAGACAAGGGCGAAAAa is from Triticum aestivum cultivar Chinese Spring chromosome 3A, IWGSC CS RefSeq v2.1, whole genome shotgun sequence and encodes:
- the LOC123057471 gene encoding anther-specific protein SF18 → MASYRLLVILVFSALLLDVAVADTYPADCPYPCLLPPPTPPASSADCPPPPSSPSGSGSGYAYPPPSSSGNSPPTPSSWSYPPPSGGYIPGFYQPPAGGGGGGGGGGGGGGNFGPAPPPPNPILPWYPWYYRSPPSSSATRGSASAVALCLVTAVTATAALVGY